GAGGGGTGACACGGTCGGCGCCGTGATCGCGGGCACGAGCGCGATCACGTCTTGCAGGCGGTCGCGCGGCACGTTCATCTTGAGGCCCACCTGCGCCTCGGCGCGGAGCGCGCCGGCGAGGAGGAGGGCGATCTGCTCGATCTTCTCGCGCTTCCAGGGGACCGCCCAGGCGGCGCGGTTGGCGATCAGCTGCGGCACCGACTCGAAGAGGTCGCACACGATGCGGAGCCCGTGGGCGCGGATGGTGGAGCCCGTCTCGGTCACCTCGACGATCGCGTCGACCAGGCCCTCGGCCACCTTCGCCTCGGTGGCGCCCCACGAGAACTCGATGTGCACGTCGACGTTCCGCTCCGCGAACCAGCGGCGGGTGTAGCCGACCAGCTCGGTCGCGATGCGCTTGCCGCGCAGATCCTCGGGCTTCCGCACGGGCGAATCGGCACCCACCACCAGCACCCAGCGCGTCGG
Above is a genomic segment from Deltaproteobacteria bacterium containing:
- a CDS encoding ATP phosphoribosyltransferase, which produces MNVLQLGIPKGSLEEATIELFRRSGWKIKTDARSYFPSIDDPALRCLLVRAQEMARYVASGTLDAGITGRDWVLEDEADVVVAQELVYSKTSLRPTRWVLVVGADSPVRKPEDLRGKRIATELVGYTRRWFAERNVDVHIEFSWGATEAKVAEGLVDAIVEVTETGSTIRAHGLRIVCDLFESVPQLIANRAAWAVPWKREKIEQIALLLAGALRAEAQVGLKMNVPRDRLQDVIALVPAITAPTVSPLYGTEWFAVESVIAEATVRELIPKLLRAGAVGIIEYPLNKIVG